Part of the Aptenodytes patagonicus chromosome 2, bAptPat1.pri.cur, whole genome shotgun sequence genome, ttcGCACTTTTATCGCTTTTCATCCTTAGATCTCAAAAGGCTTTACAAAGATAAGTATTATTCTCCCTGTTTTACTAATAGGGAAATTGAGAAAGACAGATTGTGATTTAAGTTGGATGTCCTCCTAAATACAGATAACTACTAAAATGCTTATTGATAAACATGCTAGTTACTTTATCTTCCAAAAAGAATTATCACATTATGTATCTGCTTTCTCAAAATACCAAAGTGATTTAAACAGAGCCTGCATGATTCAgttccataaatatttttttcagtatttattggACTAAGATACTGTCAGTTGAAATTGATAGAATCCAACTTAAAAGTAGTCTTgatttgaaagcaaaattaaaactgtGAATATTTCTACCTTGTATACAAATGGTTAGGGGGCTAGACCATGTAAAGTATAAGGAGCAGCTGAAAGATCCGGGTTAATCTGGCCTGCAAAGAAATGGCTAAGGGAACGTTTAGTTCCTGACTCGGCTTCCTGAAGGGGTGGAGAATTTACCTAGTAGACCGGAGTCCAGTTCTCCTCACAGGCGCACAGCAAACTGGAAGAAGAATGTTACAAATGGCAGAAAGGGGGCATTCTGCCTGCATAtagggaagacattttttctgaaTGAGAGTGGTTGAACAGTACAGCAGGTTGCCTAGTCAGGTGGGGAAATCTCAGTCCTAGAAGATCTTTTAACTTCATTGGAAAAGCTTCTGAGTTGCCTGGTTTAACTTTGAAGCTGGTCTTGTTCAAGCAGGAGGTAGGACTCTAGAGGTTGCTTCCAGTCTAAAGTATTCTGTGATCTtttggaaaaatcagaaaaagcaaaacttacCTTGGGCCTTAATTTTCCAGGTGCATCTCTTCCCATTGCCAAAGAGCTTTATTCAGTACTCTAGTGACGAAGTAATATTTCAAGGAATATGGAAGTCCTTTCTGTTCATAAAACAgcctttataaattaattttgaagcaaATCAAAATAGCAGTGTGTTTGAACACCAATCTGAATAGTATTGAGTATGACAAAACTGTACCactgatttattttggttttgtttttatgcaGCTAACACAAATCTTGAGAACGGGACAGAACACGTGGGAAAGTAAAAATATCCTTGCTGTTTCATTTGCTCCACTAGTGCAACCAAACAGAAATGACAACGGCAAACATGATACTGTGGGACTGCGTAAGTGTCATTTGTGGGCTTGATGGGTTGTTACAGTGCCTGCTGGTGGTGTTCTGGAAATGGGGAAGCTATGCTATACAGACATAACATGATAGAACAGGAACATACGGTTTAGCAAAGCAGTAGCTCACTGATAATGTTTTTGTGCTCCTGGCACGTGTTCTGTGTTACTAAACAAGTAATATCCTGAATTAAAATGATACAGTGCGTCCAGCTTATTTTTCCagacttcttttccttttaggtTCAGCTTCTCTTTCTAGCGAGGTACAGATAAAATAGCAAGCTAATATTAGGTCTATCAGGAGCACTAACTTTCTGATCATCtcctagagaaaaatatttattctcttccCCCTGAAGTGGAAGGAACAGGTCTAAACTGCAGCTGTGGTACTGTAGGATATTAATAGCTGAGTGTGCTTGTGTCTGCCTGCCAACTGATACAGTGATGCCTGGCTGTTTTTTAGTAGTCATTGGGGTTGGCTTTCTAGCTGCAATGCTTTGAATTAGATTAGTAAAGGTGCTTAGAAAGTCTCTGAAAGTACATCTCTTGCCAGGATGGTAAGATAGCatgataaggggaaaaaagtggcagAGAAAAAAAGTGGTAGAGTTGAAATTTTATGTCAGGGCTAGGAGTAGAGTAATACACAGAGCTTCAGTAATGTGGGAACTTAAACAAACCCAACAAAGAGCCTAGAAGATAACggcttttctctcctgttttgttctgtttatatATTAACAAAGAGAACATCCCCCTGTCCTTTTCACGTTTCCTGCTTCCATGCACGTTTTTTAACTGTGAAACAGGTATAATCCTTCAGGAGTCCAGGATGTCCTATCAGATTGCATTGCCTATAACTACTGATCTGGCTATTAATTTTGAGAGCATGTGTGAGCCTTGCTAAGGATAGTTCCTTATTATAGCtaccttttactttttttgttcaaAGTACAGATGATCCTTTCCTTTATGTAATCAGTTCTTTtgcagaaataattcattttggtTGCTTTAACACGTGCTTTTTGACACCTCAGAAGTTATTTCCTGAAattaacttagaatcatagaatagtttgggttggaaaggaccttttaaaggtcatgtagtccaacccccctgctgtgggcagggacatcttcaactagatcaggttgctcagagccccgtccaacctgacctggaatgtttccagggatggggcatccaccacctctctgggcaacctgtgccagtgcttcaccaccatcagcgtaaaaaatttcttccttagatctaatcTGAATCTACCCTCATTTAGTTtgaaaccattcccccttgtcctgtcgctacaggccctgctcaaaagtttgcccccatctttcttataggccccctttaagtattgaaaggctgcagtaaggtctccgtgaagccttctcttctccaggctaaacaaccccagctctctcagcctttcctcataggagaggtgttccatccccctgatcattttcatggccctcttgtggacccgctccaacaggtctgtgtctttcttgtgctgagggctccagagctggacacagtactccaggtggggtctcaccagagcagagtagaggggcagaatcccctccctcgacctgctggccacgcttcttttgatgcagcccaggatacggttggctttctgggctgcaagcgcacattgctggctcatgtgcagcttttcatccaccagtacccccaagtccttcttggcagggctgctctcaatcccttcatcccccagtctgtattgatacggggggttgccccgacccaggtgcaggaccttgcgcttggccttgttgaacctcatgaggttcacacgggcccacttctcgagcatgtccaggtccttctggatggcatcccgtccctctggcgtgttgatcgcaccactcagcttggtgtcatctgcaaacttgctgagggtgcactcagtcccactgtctatgtcattgatggaagatactaaacagtactgatGCCCGAGGAACACCACTCATTAcagatctccatctggacattgagctgttgactgcaactctttggatgcgaccatccagctaACTTCTTATCCACTGAATAGTCTGTcaatcaaatccatacctctccagttcagagagaaggatgttgtgggggaccgtgtcaaaggccttacagaagtccagataaatgacatccgtagctcttcccttgtccactgatgtagtcactccatcatagaaggccactaggttggtcaggcaagacttgcccttggtgaagccatgctggctgtcttgaatcacctccctatcctccatgtgccttatagcatagcttctaggactTGGTaatacaagattattttttcctctgttctttgcTTTAGACACAGTCCATAATAGCTAGGGTGTATCATGACTAACAGTGAAATACAGAGGTGGCTTGTCAAACTTTCTGGTCTTACTATGATTTTATATGGTCTAATAGAAGATAGAGTAGGATTTTCAAGTGTTCTCTATCACCATTCCTGAATTTTTGGAATGAAAATAGTGCAGACCAGTAGCGTTCAGAACTGAACGGTAGTACAATAAAGATGTTTCCTGTAAGTAGcttaatataatttcaaaatgacTCTTTagtgagaagaagaaaataacatgCAAATGTGCTACTAAGTTGGcactacttaaaagaaaaaaaaaaacaacattaggGTCTTGAAGTTGCACAGTAAAATGAAATCAGTAACATACTCTTCTTTCTACTGCTCAGGCTGGTCTAGTTTTATcatgaagcttaaaaaaaaagtgtgtgtgtaaaaaaaaaaaaaaaaaaaaaaaaaaaatagtgagctgaagctcaagaaataaaaattctagcTAATTCCTGTTTTATAGTAACATTGTGTGTTTGTTTCAAATCCGCACATCTGTAAATTACCTTAAAGGTTCAGAGTAGTCTAGTAAACATTATCCTTCTGTAAACTTTAGCCAGAAATTGTGGATGTCACTACTAGGTAAACATGGAGTCTGTGCCATACTTTGGACAACCCTTGAATGCCTTCTGACACATATGTAATGTTATATATAGACTACAGTTATAACTCTCATATTTGCGTAGGGATTAGTAAAATATCTGTCAGCGAGTCATTCTCAAAGTAGAATCTTTTTCTCATGGAAAACTACAGAGGTATTGCTAAAAGGATCATTGGTTAGAACACAGTTCACTGCTGCTAGACAATTGGAAAGAAGTGGATATTAAGCATCAAAAAAATTGCATCATGTtcctctcattttaaaaaaaaatctttaatgtgCATTGTTTGAGCAATGCTTTTAGGAGAGAAGCTAAGACAGATTGGCAGTAAACCACATCTAGTTTCTTATATAATGCGTAAATGATTTAAGATGGCTTATTCAACACCAGGGTGGTTACACCTGTATGGCATGTTGCAAGGATGAACTCTGTCTTTGGGTAGACTGTAAGCTATAGGATAAAGGTCAAACTTCTTTAGCATTGgtaaagtaaatattttgcatctcaataaatatttacatttgagCAGGATGTTAACGTGGTTGTGTAGCTTCATGCTTAACTTAGTGTGGGAAGTAAACTCGTGTTGACCCACAGTATACTGTATCTACTAAAAACTCTGTCTGATCAGTGGGAACATCACTGTTAAGTCACAATGATAGATTTTTATTGAAGtctaattttctatttaattgtaatcatagaatcatagaatagtttgggttggaagggacctctaaaggtcatctagtccaacccccctgccgtgggcagggacatcctcaactagatgaggttgctcagagccccgtccaacctgacctggaatgtttccagggatggggcatccaccacctctctgggcaacctgttccagtgcttcaccacactcagcgtaaaaaatttcttctatctggtctaaatctatccccctctagtttaaagccattcccccttgtcctgtcgcaacaggccctgcaaaaAAGTTcactgccatcttttttataagccccctttaagtactgataggctgcaataaggtctccccgaagccttctcttctctaggagAAGAATGTAATgtaatgaaggagaaaagaggaaacttCTTAGAATCAGTTAAATTTTATTATAGTTTTAAGTTTGGTTAAcctcaaatgtaatttttaaacatCAAGCAAGTTTGAGAAGATCACTAATCAAAACAAGTGAGTTGTATTTCTTGGCCAGTTTGGCTTAAATCCATGAATATCAGTGGAACTTAAGGCTACTTCTGTTATTTGAAGTCTTTCCTAGGTGTCCTCCTGAGTAGTTCTGTATTCAAACAGATTTTATATTACCTGCATAGGAGAGCTTTCTGACTGTCTCACTGTAGGACTTCCTAATTATCCTTCCTAtcaagcatttatttaaaaaaaaaaaaaaaaaaaacaagtctgAAGCTTTCTaaaagttcattttctttatgCTACATGTGTGTCTGGGATTTCTGAGAAGTGCAGGAGCTTTAGGCCTTGAATTCCTTTATGTAGTATGAATTGTTGGTAGTTACCAATTATAGCTTACGATCTGGAATGTGACTCTGAGGAGCTTACTTTGTCTTTAAACCTTTTAGATGCTGTTGTCTTCAAAATCAAATAGAATATAAACAGTCATAACTAGCACTAAAAATGATACGGTTATTTTATCTTACAGGATAAGAAAGCTGAGAGCTTACTGCTGTTACACCTTTTTCAGGATGCAGTGTTTCAAAATTTTGTTCCATCCTCTCttgaaggaaactttttttttccttctgacttcaTGAAGTCTCTCTTACACAGTTCTGTATATGGGACAAATGCCTGGTAGTCCATTACTTCAACTTTATATACCTTGTGCTTGCATTTACTATGATTGGCATACAATCTACAATCATAGCTTGTTTAGCCTGATCTTATAAATGTGTTTTGGATGGTTAGATAGGGTTTTGTTCTTGAATTTTGAGTTGGTTTTATATTAAACAAATGGGGCTTcgtgtttttttttatttctgttggtgTTAGCTGAAATCAGTATTGCCAGTCATAAACATCCTTTCTGTCTCAAGTATGAGTAACTAGCATGCAATTGAAGTCAGTGTATGAAACAAtagattttgtttgaaataaattgAGTGTTTTTTAAGCTGAATGCAATATTGGAAGTGtaattatcaaaattattttttcactaaCTTCTTCCTTGCTGTAGTCCCCATTAATTTTATGCTACTTTGTataggaagaaaaatgacaagCAAGAAAGTCAAACAGGCTGAAGTTTTGGTTGGtgtgcttttttggttttgttttctttggtatTAGCCAGCCATAGCTCATCTAGGGCAGGCATCCACCAACCCAGCAATACTTAGTCCTCACTTACTTGTCTGTCATTGGAAAATATGTGGCTTTTGGCTTTTtgttacttgcttttttttcttcaggacttCAGtaattttgattccttttctgCTGCAAAGATATGGGTGACTTACCTGGTTGGTCAGCTGTGAAGTTGACATGGCCATCCCTCATCAGTTGGGGTCAGTAGGAAGTAGGGAAAAGCATAGCGAGTGGAAGAGGGAGGCAGTAGAAGGGCACTTGCCTAAACAAATGTGACATAGGGGTAGAAATTGTTTCCCAGCAGCAGGATCTTAAAACAGTGCCAGCAGTAGGTCCCAAGACTTGCCAGGTGCTAAAAGGTGACAGTATTTGTTGTAtgctttcttaaatttattttaataatctgtTCATGCTTTCTACTTCTCTTGCACATCTGTCAAAAGACCTCTAAATTTCTTGGACTGCGCCACAGGGTTTGTCAAGGTGGCTCTATCTACCCTTGTTTCATTTGCGTATTGTATCATGTACTAAAATTTCAATTATTCTTGAACATTAGTCTTACGGCCTTGCAGCTAATTTTTTTGCTAGAGGGAAATTTCACTTAGTATAACTTCCTTTTCTTTCGTTTTAGCTCCATGTGCTGTTAGGAATCTCCAGGACCTCGCTCGAATATATATCAGACGCACCCTTAGAAACTTCATAAATGAGGAGATGAAAGCCAAGGGTATTGCTCAAAAGGCTCCTCCGAAACGAAAACGCAGGAGATGTCGTAGACGCAGGATTAACACCTATGTGTTTGTTGGTAATCAGCTCATTCCTCAGCCTCTAGATAGCGAAGAAGATGAAAGAATGGAAGACGATAACAAAGATGAGGAGGATAAAGATCACAGTGAGGCCTTGAAGCCAGAAGAGCCTCCTCGAAATCTGTTGAGAGAGAAAATTATGAGTCTACCATTACCTGAATCTTTAAAAGCATACTTGACCTATTACAGAGAGAAATAACTTGTTTTAAGTAGAAATAATACCTACTGATAGTTCCTTTATTCTTGAAAATGTAGCATTTATTAAGTAGGTGGACAAATTATTACTAGTCTTTCATCAAGACTGAAGTACAGCGATAAATCGTAACTTGTTTCTATCTTGTCTTTGCTACAACGAAGACTTGCATTCAACAGtagaattcctttttaaaaatctatttttctttaaattttgaaaatgctgttttaactCTGATAGAAATATATATTCCATTATGCAGCACTAATCAATATTTTGCATGGTAAGTCTTTTTTGATCCCTAACAGATTTGTATTGATAAAAGGATGAGTGAAATTTTATATATGCTAAATAATTGTTAAACATGTGCATCTGACTTGATGAGCAATTTGtctatatttattattattaggggaacattttaaacattcagaCACTTATCCTCTAATGTCAGAATCAGAcccttttaaagtttattttactaTGGCTTTGTTGCAATCATTATTACTATGTTGGTATAGATGTATTCCAACAACACAAGTGCAATAAATATATACAGACACTGAATGAGCTGGctttaatgaaatatgaaaatacaagTTCTGAAATGTCATATGACCCTGCTACTTCTGCATTTATCTTTTGCCAAAAGATCTTGAGAAAAGTAACAGCTTCTCTCAAAGCCTTAAAGAAACATCATATTGAATAAGAAGCAAAGCGATGCTTACTTCAGCTCTGCTTATATTTAACTCCATTCTACACTTTCAGTATTTCTAACTAGAGGCACTTCCTCATTTGTGGGAAGTTTAGGACAgtacattttgtttatttctacaGCTCAGAGCATCGAGTCAAAATGTTTGGTAATACAAGATTGTAATTTAAATATCAGTCATCTATATTTACTGCTTTTAAGTAGAGGTAGAATTTCAACAAAGTTTAGTTTGTATTGCTTATTGGGATAGCTATAACAGTAGAAGTTAGAACTTGTTCAGCAAATGCACTTTAGTAAGTGAATTTTATACTTAACATGCATCTCCAAGAAGGTAGACTTGTGCTAGCCTATATTTTGTTTCTGAGCATGGCTCTTAGcacaaaaatatgtataaaatcaTACGCATCTTTTGGAAACCTAAGAGTAGCCGTGCAGCTGTGGGGACCCACAATAGTGCTGATTTAAATCCTTCTATGATTTTTCCTCTTCTAGTTGTGAAGTTACTTGCGGTTCTCATTTTTaactttgtttgcttttaccaTCTTGATTTCTTCATTCTCTGTTGTAACATAACCATGAGGGAAAACACTGTTTATTAAGAACTTGGCATGATATGCATTAAAAGCTACAATCATTGGAAACATCTGCCTGTTGGACCCAGTGAAAAACATTCCTCTTGAAATATTCTGCatgatatattttataatattggtaacatttttttgtgtaataacaataaaacaaaataatcacaTCTTTCTAAAACAGTAAATGTTCCTAGCTCAAGTATTTATAACCAGCCAATATGTGGTCTAACAATCCAATATTGACTTCAAAATATATAAGCATTTTGTTGCATCTGAAAAGGAAGATAATACATAATCCCATGACACTGACTCTTTATGGTGCATTTAATGCTTTAGTCCCTGTTTTCTAAGGTACATCATAGTAATGTTTAAGTGGAACTTCATGAAGGCCTGTTGTACCAGCATGTGGAGTTACTTTCCGCAATACATTTACAGTATAAGTAAACAAAACTATTTGAAATAAGTATtctgactttattttaaaagcaggaaaaactaATAAGAAATAGTTTTCCCAAATAATGATACTAATAAAGCAATTGTGATGCTTCAGCTATAAGAATTGAACATAATCTTGTTTTAAATGGATTATTTTAGATGGAGTTTAAATAATCTGAAGTTTGAGATGTTTTTTGTCTCTCCTTTTCTTGGAATCTACATCCATAAGCTCAAGAGTATGAGATTACTAAATATTACTTAAATACTTCAAGGACTTCATACAGGATGCTTTTGGAGaataaatttctgcattttttcacgCCTGTATACTTGGAAAAATGGACAGCGGATGACTTGTCATGATTCTTCAGTATGTAAGGGTTTTTTTGAGTCACTGAAAGAgaatgtttcttctgtgttttgtatGTGGATTTATTTTACACTCTTGaatttatatttacataaataaaaaggtAGGAAcgcaaaatgaattaaaaatttttGCCACCTCAGTTGATGATGGGGACATTGTTGCAATaaaatgttgttggttttttttggtggtttctgctttcttgaatttttgtgtttctgtgcaagtattttcagttatttggaAATTCAGATACCAGTTTGTTCATAGTTAGGTCAGTAACTTCTTAATAAAGGCTATTCCTGAATTTCAGAAATAGAGTAATACACCTTCTTGCTAAATTTTGAATTTTTGCAAAGGTCGGAAGATGAGATGTTATTCATGACACAGGAAAGCTATTTTGGGCCCAGCACTACTTTTGAAGTACTCACGTGGAGAGTTAGTTTCTTCTGGAGAGCCCAGAAGTTATACTTGAGCTATATACTCAAGAAGGGTTTCAtggtttttgtttctaaatattgaGATTGTTTTCACCCTCAACAGAGCAACTATCTAGgtcaaaataaataaggaaaactttGAGGTAAGAATAGCAAGGGTGGCGAGCAGTTAGCGAGTGACACTTCCTATTGAAACTCCCTCTTGATGCAGCCTTATTTTGTTAGCAGTTAAGAGGCAAAATACAAGGTGGGtatgttaccgtaagtcggcaaattaaaaactctaagactcaatttggagttttagaaagcaggcattctttattacggcACTggacgcacaggggatcgctccacctagtgtgcgcgccgagctgcttaactgtGGGAGTTACGTACAGTTAgaacatacatattcattaaatttccaggaaatgattagcatattcatgttatttcctggaactcattaacatatgtaaaagtctttaacacatgtgctcttatgtccattggtggtctttcagggtcctctggtggtcgtcgatagtcttcctcaccatgtctgctagttgaactcagtctttgcAGATGCACAGCTTGTTCTTTGGCTCAGTTGCGCATTTTGCTTACACAGAGTAgcttatttcagcatagcttccttATCTACTCTACTCCAagatacaaagtttcaaggtcgtCTTttgcctactgaatgtttagctcatctaCTCACAGGGTACTTCTACTGAGGGTCTAGCTTATCTACAGAGTATGTCAAACTTGGCTACATTACTCCAGTAGGAGAGAACCATACCTCTCTTcagtattcctttgtactcggtatcaggTAGGCTAAGCTGACTAGCAATACTGTAATTGTGGTCACTGTAAGGAAGGATGTGATGAATTGGAACTTCCAGGGGTTTTTATCGTCTTTGGTCTGGAGGAGGTCTCAAGACCAGCGCAGTCTTTTCAGAAGACCTGGAGATTTTAATCCCATGTTGTTCAGGAAGAACTGAACAGCTGCCTCCCAAAAACTTGGGAAACAGTGTTCATTGAAATGAACCTGAACAGCTCTGTTCAGCTGAGCATTGTCTCTTGCTTGTTTAGGTACTGGCAacttagtttattttctttctttttattaaatcctgtcatttttttctctaaactactttttaaaatgcatctttacCTGTCAACTTGAAAACAAATAGGGAATGTAGTCAAATGTGCTATGTCCTGATTAAAGCTGTTTTAACTCATTAAATATTAATCCATATCTCCTCAGGAGTGTCTCCTTCCATCATTAATGTAATTGAGTAAAACTGAAAGCTTCTACCTTGCTGTGATTTACTAATCAATTATAAAAGATAAAGGAGTTGTGTGCTGTGTTCTTCTTAAAGGTGTATACAGAACTCCACTTTAATGAGCTGCAAATTATTTTGACAACACTTGAGTCATGTATGAGGTCCTTTCCATAAACTTGTTTTGAGAAGGTTGTTGGCGTGTTAGTGGAACAGTAGAGCTTTAAAGTTGTGTTTCTTGATGTGCTTTTGGTAAAATCTAGGTGACTGGCTTAATAAGTGCCTGTCTCTTTGGCTTCTGTAGCTTCACTGTGTACATGTCAACTTTTGAATTACTCTGTTCAAGTAAAGCTGGCTTGTTTAGCTGCAGGCTTGCACCATGTTTATGGTCATTATGGAACCAAGAATCTAACACTGATTTatcaatgctttttatttaacatGATGGTAGCA contains:
- the PCMTD1 gene encoding protein-L-isoaspartate O-methyltransferase domain-containing protein 1 isoform X2; amino-acid sequence: MFIHSRIPILENIICGVEEIKQEKTCLLQRVRLADSPRGARLHCRCSHRASSGPFGINHGIELHSDVVEYAKEKLESFIKYSDSFDKFEFCEPAFVVGNCLEIASDSHQYDRIYCGAGVQKDHENYMKILLKVGGILVMPIEDQLTQILRTGQNTWESKNILAVSFAPLVQPNRNDNGKHDTVGLPPCAVRNLQDLARIYIRRTLRNFINEEMKAKGIAQKAPPKRKRRRCRRRRINTYVFVGNQLIPQPLDSEEDERMEDDNKDEEDKDHSEALKPEEPPRNLLREKIMSLPLPESLKAYLTYYREK